The following proteins are co-located in the Triticum aestivum cultivar Chinese Spring chromosome 1A, IWGSC CS RefSeq v2.1, whole genome shotgun sequence genome:
- the LOC123080057 gene encoding uncharacterized protein, producing MLAFGVFYYGDGNACARKLSMSVPYKRCTLEYEVALRPRSVEATISIKVIDGSWPENHHGQVVALTSGVDGKVILLDGELPVGPDGAIELSRRVVSVDLREKLIVAVDASLSGFPAQATAEFMPENSGMSGRICDLGSCKIQVTVAWSLFVIVL from the coding sequence ATGCTGGCTTTTGGTGTCTTCTACTATGGTGATGGGAATGCTTGTGCACGCAAGCTCTCTATGTCTGTCCCCTACAAGCGGTGCACACTCGAGTATGAAGTGGCGCTTCGGCCACGCTCGGTCGAGGCCACCATCAGTATCAAGGTCATTGATGGGTCATGGCCAGAGAACCACCATGGACAAGTCGTTGCCCTCACCTCCGGTGTGGATGGGAAGGTCATCCTGCTAGACGGAGAACTGCCCGTCGGTCCGGACGGCGCGATCGAGCTCTCAAGGCGAGTTGTTTCTGTGGATTTAAGAGAGAAACTGATAGTTGCTGTGGATGCTTCCCTGTCCGGTTTTCCCGCGCAAGCCACCGCCGAATTCATGCCGGAGAACTCTGGCATGAGCGGCCGCATTTGCGACCTCGGTTCCTGCAAGATTCAAGTCACCGTTGCTTGGTCCCTCTTTGTTATTGTTTTGTGA